One genomic window of Arvicola amphibius chromosome 4, mArvAmp1.2, whole genome shotgun sequence includes the following:
- the LOC119813579 gene encoding schlafen family member 12-like isoform X1, with amino-acid sequence MVQQPTISCKSWIDSVSSRIFGSLASPQPLLPKHRLLGTWMLQEFESRKCQKAFEKLLKETMPANSPMSVKGVNPQTLTEASGQLSGNGLQRRLPASSGHLKGSRKGFHLGKRASAQKMSVSVDQDTDYAELVLSVGEITLGEKNRKTMKDPQLRRREAHSTSQAVCALLNSGGGVVKARIKNSNYSFNRDGIGLDLEDSFHKILPFTHKYLYCMQNKGYFLIFVKPWITDVSGQRVLTLKTNFYVRNLSTSDELKGPDAVQFLKAKKDSAGRSRSRQSLPGSCDSDELQHGSLHTFFNREKLTYKETFSFTKSSNAEVKMSPKEKTEEMILEILPKTVSAFANTDGGYLFIGLDGENQQVIGFEAEKSDLVHLESEIETCIRQLPVTHFCEEQEKIKYTCKFIPVLRPGAVCSYVCALRVERFCCAVFTEAPESWHVEGSCVKRFTTEEWVKLQMDGRPGFFKQKYKQTLQSSSPPPCPCSCFATDIPEAQQQSAHLPVLSRKVTCSPEGLRMELCSEHERYEQLLRTELGSLRQGTLIISTSLALSLGLQKKQEVILDVLHISQDSLLTLHSFVWGERELEGDSSVLRVLGAKLKNDCKQTALTLKQNLVNLGRFTEKIGIAIKITYLGLRAESLYDSSSVISYPREYSYLTTKTVRDLEKALVKVLGLVYQG; translated from the exons ATGGTTCAACAACCCACCATTTCCTGTAAATCCTGGATAGATTCTGTCTCGTCTAGAATCTTTGGATCCTTGGCATCTCCACAGCCTCTTCTCCCAAAGCACAGACTTCTGGGGACCTGGATGCTGCAGGAGTTTG AAAGCAGAAAGTGTCAAAAAGCATTTGAGAAGTTATTGAAAGAAACAATGCCTGCAAACAGCCCAATGTCGGTGAAAGGTGTGAATCCACAGACACTCACAGAGGCCTCTGGTCAACTCTCAGGAAATGGTCTCCAGAGAAGACTGCCTGCCAGCTCAGGACATTTGAAAGGCTCAAG GAAAGGATTTCACCTGGGAAAGAGAGCAAGCGCTCAGAAAATGAGCGTCAGCGTTGACCAGGACACCGACTATGCCGAACTGGTTCTGTCTGTAGGAGAAATCACACTGGGAGAGAAGAATCGGAAGACAATGAAAGATCCACAACTGAGAAGGAGAGAGGCCCACAGTACCTCACAGGCTGTGTGTGCTCTGCTGAATTCTGGAGGGGGCGTGGTCAAGGCTCGCATTAAGAATTCAAATTACAGCTTCAACAGAGATGGAATAGGACTGGATTTGGAAGATTCTTTTCATAAAATTCTTCCATTTACTCATAAATACCTATACTGCATGCAGAACAAAgggtactttttaatttttgtgaaacCATGGATCACGGATGTCTCTGGTCAGCGTGTCCTCACCTTGAAAACCAACTTTTATGTGAGAAACTTGTCAACTTCAGATGAACTGAAAGGTCCTGATGCAGTGCAGTTCCTCAAAGCCAAGAAAGACTCTGCAGGGAGATCACGTTCAAGACAGAGCTTGCCTGGATCATGTGACTCTGATGAGTTACAGCACGGAAGTCTACACACATTTTTTAACAGAGAAAAGTTGACCTACAAGGAGACATTCTCTTTCACTAAATCCAGTAATGCAGAAGTTAAAATGTCCCCTaaagaaaagactgaagaaatgaTTTTAGAGATTCTCCCTAAAACTGTGTCTGCATTCGCAAACACTGATGGGGGATATTTGTTCATTGGTTTAGATGGAGAAAACCAGCAAGTAATTGGTTTTGAAGCAGAGAAGAGCGATCTTGTGCATCTAGAGAGTGAAATAGAGACATGCATCAGACAGCTGCCTGTCACTCACTTCTGTGAGGAGCAGGAGAAGATAAAGTACACATGCAAATTCATCCCAGTCCTCAGACCAGGAGCcgtgtgctcatatgtgtgtgcactcagagTGGAGAGATTCTGCTGTGCCGTGTTCACTGAAGCGCCCGAGTCCTGGCACGTGGAAGGCAGCTGTGTGAAGAGGTTTACCACTGAGGAATGGGTCAAGCTCCAGATGGATGGCAGACCAG gtTTCTTCAAGCAAAAATATAAGCAGACCCTTCAATCAAGCAGCCCTCCACCGTGTCCCTGTAGCTGCTTTGCTACTGACATTCCAGAAGCCCAGCAACAGAGTGCCCACCTTCCAG tgctGTCTAGAAAGGTGACATGCTCTCCAGAAGGCCTCCGCATGGAGCTGTGCTCAGAGCATGAACGATATGAGCAATTACTTCGTACAGAGCTGGGCTCACTTCGTCAAGGAACGCTGATCATCTCTACGAGTTTGGCTTTAAGTCTGGGCttgcagaagaagcaggaagtcaTCTTGGATGTGCTTCATATTTCCCAGGACAGTCTCCTGACCCTGCATAGCTTTGtctggggagagagggagctggaagGCGACAGCTCTGTTCTGAGGGTTCTGGGTGCTAAGTTAAAGAACGATTGTAAACAAACTGCACTAACTTTAAAGCAGAATCTGGTCAATCTTGGCCGTTTCACTGAGAAAATAGGTATTGCGATAAAGATAACGTACTTGGGCCTTAGGGCAGAGTCTCTATATGATTCAAGCTCGGTAATAAGTTACCCCAGAGAGTATTCTTATCTGACAACCAAGACAGTAAGGGACTTAGAGAAAGCTCTTGTTAAAGTCTTAGGACTAGTGTACCAAGGTTAA
- the LOC119813579 gene encoding schlafen family member 12-like isoform X2, protein MLQEFESRKCQKAFEKLLKETMPANSPMSVKGVNPQTLTEASGQLSGNGLQRRLPASSGHLKGSRKGFHLGKRASAQKMSVSVDQDTDYAELVLSVGEITLGEKNRKTMKDPQLRRREAHSTSQAVCALLNSGGGVVKARIKNSNYSFNRDGIGLDLEDSFHKILPFTHKYLYCMQNKGYFLIFVKPWITDVSGQRVLTLKTNFYVRNLSTSDELKGPDAVQFLKAKKDSAGRSRSRQSLPGSCDSDELQHGSLHTFFNREKLTYKETFSFTKSSNAEVKMSPKEKTEEMILEILPKTVSAFANTDGGYLFIGLDGENQQVIGFEAEKSDLVHLESEIETCIRQLPVTHFCEEQEKIKYTCKFIPVLRPGAVCSYVCALRVERFCCAVFTEAPESWHVEGSCVKRFTTEEWVKLQMDGRPGFFKQKYKQTLQSSSPPPCPCSCFATDIPEAQQQSAHLPVLSRKVTCSPEGLRMELCSEHERYEQLLRTELGSLRQGTLIISTSLALSLGLQKKQEVILDVLHISQDSLLTLHSFVWGERELEGDSSVLRVLGAKLKNDCKQTALTLKQNLVNLGRFTEKIGIAIKITYLGLRAESLYDSSSVISYPREYSYLTTKTVRDLEKALVKVLGLVYQG, encoded by the exons ATGCTGCAGGAGTTTG AAAGCAGAAAGTGTCAAAAAGCATTTGAGAAGTTATTGAAAGAAACAATGCCTGCAAACAGCCCAATGTCGGTGAAAGGTGTGAATCCACAGACACTCACAGAGGCCTCTGGTCAACTCTCAGGAAATGGTCTCCAGAGAAGACTGCCTGCCAGCTCAGGACATTTGAAAGGCTCAAG GAAAGGATTTCACCTGGGAAAGAGAGCAAGCGCTCAGAAAATGAGCGTCAGCGTTGACCAGGACACCGACTATGCCGAACTGGTTCTGTCTGTAGGAGAAATCACACTGGGAGAGAAGAATCGGAAGACAATGAAAGATCCACAACTGAGAAGGAGAGAGGCCCACAGTACCTCACAGGCTGTGTGTGCTCTGCTGAATTCTGGAGGGGGCGTGGTCAAGGCTCGCATTAAGAATTCAAATTACAGCTTCAACAGAGATGGAATAGGACTGGATTTGGAAGATTCTTTTCATAAAATTCTTCCATTTACTCATAAATACCTATACTGCATGCAGAACAAAgggtactttttaatttttgtgaaacCATGGATCACGGATGTCTCTGGTCAGCGTGTCCTCACCTTGAAAACCAACTTTTATGTGAGAAACTTGTCAACTTCAGATGAACTGAAAGGTCCTGATGCAGTGCAGTTCCTCAAAGCCAAGAAAGACTCTGCAGGGAGATCACGTTCAAGACAGAGCTTGCCTGGATCATGTGACTCTGATGAGTTACAGCACGGAAGTCTACACACATTTTTTAACAGAGAAAAGTTGACCTACAAGGAGACATTCTCTTTCACTAAATCCAGTAATGCAGAAGTTAAAATGTCCCCTaaagaaaagactgaagaaatgaTTTTAGAGATTCTCCCTAAAACTGTGTCTGCATTCGCAAACACTGATGGGGGATATTTGTTCATTGGTTTAGATGGAGAAAACCAGCAAGTAATTGGTTTTGAAGCAGAGAAGAGCGATCTTGTGCATCTAGAGAGTGAAATAGAGACATGCATCAGACAGCTGCCTGTCACTCACTTCTGTGAGGAGCAGGAGAAGATAAAGTACACATGCAAATTCATCCCAGTCCTCAGACCAGGAGCcgtgtgctcatatgtgtgtgcactcagagTGGAGAGATTCTGCTGTGCCGTGTTCACTGAAGCGCCCGAGTCCTGGCACGTGGAAGGCAGCTGTGTGAAGAGGTTTACCACTGAGGAATGGGTCAAGCTCCAGATGGATGGCAGACCAG gtTTCTTCAAGCAAAAATATAAGCAGACCCTTCAATCAAGCAGCCCTCCACCGTGTCCCTGTAGCTGCTTTGCTACTGACATTCCAGAAGCCCAGCAACAGAGTGCCCACCTTCCAG tgctGTCTAGAAAGGTGACATGCTCTCCAGAAGGCCTCCGCATGGAGCTGTGCTCAGAGCATGAACGATATGAGCAATTACTTCGTACAGAGCTGGGCTCACTTCGTCAAGGAACGCTGATCATCTCTACGAGTTTGGCTTTAAGTCTGGGCttgcagaagaagcaggaagtcaTCTTGGATGTGCTTCATATTTCCCAGGACAGTCTCCTGACCCTGCATAGCTTTGtctggggagagagggagctggaagGCGACAGCTCTGTTCTGAGGGTTCTGGGTGCTAAGTTAAAGAACGATTGTAAACAAACTGCACTAACTTTAAAGCAGAATCTGGTCAATCTTGGCCGTTTCACTGAGAAAATAGGTATTGCGATAAAGATAACGTACTTGGGCCTTAGGGCAGAGTCTCTATATGATTCAAGCTCGGTAATAAGTTACCCCAGAGAGTATTCTTATCTGACAACCAAGACAGTAAGGGACTTAGAGAAAGCTCTTGTTAAAGTCTTAGGACTAGTGTACCAAGGTTAA